The Polaribacter sp. HaHaR_3_91 genomic sequence AATTACAACTATAGAGGTTTCTATGTTGGTGAATTTGGTAGATTTATTTGTGCATGAGAATCTAATATCAAATTTAGATGTTACAAATAATAAAGAATTAGAATGGTTATATACTAGTAATAATCAACTGTCAACAATTAATTTATCAAAAAATACAAAATTAAGAAGAATAGACATTTATGGTAATCTACTTACGTCTATAGATGTTTCTATGTTAGTAGATTTAGAAGATTTAAGAGTAGGTTATAATCAAATAACCTATTTAGATGTTTCTAAGAATAGTAAATTATTTGCTTTTAGTTCTAATGATAATAATTTAGAAGCATTGAATGTGAAAAATGGCAATAACTCTTATTTCACCTATTTTTCTGCAAATAATAATGCTAATTTAACTTGTATACAAGTAGATGACGTAAGTTTTTCTACTACAAATTGGGAGTTAATTGACACAGTAGCTAATTTTAATACAGATTGTAATATTCCTGCCCCTGTTAGTATACCAGATTATAATATGAAAACAGCTTTAGTGGCAGACAATACTATAAATAGTAATGGAGATACTGAGATTCAAGTTTCTGAAGCAGAAGCAGTAACAGGTACTATAACTTTAGAGGCTTTAGGTATAGATAATTTAACTGGTATAGCAGCATTTAAGAATATTACGGGTTTAAATGTTAGCGAAAACAACTTAACAACGGTAGATTTATCTAATAATACTAAGCTTTCTTATTTAAGTATTTATACCAATCAATTAACAGCTTTAGATATTACTTCTCTAACAAGTTTAGAATCTCTATATGCAGGTAGTAATCAGATAACAGAAATAGATGTAACAAATAATTTACTATTAAAAAAATTATGGTTAAACATAAATAACCTAAGTGCTTTAGATATTTCTAATAACACAGATTTAGAAGAATTAGAACTAGATTGGAATTATAATTTATCTGCTATAGATTTCTCAAATAATTTAAAATTATATAGAATTCATTTATGGAAAACGGCAATTTCTACCATTGATGTTACGCAGCTAGTAGATTTACAAAGATTGTATGTTTCTGAAACTAATTTAAAAACAATAGATATTTCTAATAACATAAAACTATATGATTTTAGATCTACAGATAATCCAGAAATACCTACTTATGATTTTTCTAATAATACAGCATTAAATAGAATAGATTTATCAAACTCAGATGTAAGCGATGTGGATGTTTCTAAGAATATAAATTTAACACAACTATTATTAGGACAAAACAATTTAAGAACTGTAGATATTTCTAAAAACACATTATTACAGGAAGTTTATTTAAATAATAATAAACTAGAAAATATTGATATTTCTAAAAATACAAGTGTCACAAAATTATTTTTAAACGACAACTTACTAGAAAGAGCTTATTTAAAAAACGGAAATAATACAGCAATTGTTGAGTTTGATATTACTAACAATGCAAATTTATCTTGTATTGCCGTTGATGATGTTACGTTTTCTGCAATTAATTGGACAAGTATAGACGAATCTGTAAACTTTAATACAAATTGTGGTGCAGAGTGGGAGGTATATACAGAAGATGAAAACCTTGAAACAGCTTTATTAACAGTAGTTGGTTTAGACGCTAATAGTGATGGAGTAATTACTTATGAAGAAGCTCAAGAATTTACAGGTGATTTAGATTTAAGTGGTCAAAATATAATTTCTGTAATAGGATTAGAGGCTTTTTCAAACGCAGCAAGTATTGATGTTTCAGAAAATAGTATTACAGATATTAGTAGTTTTTTAAATGGAGAATCTGTTATACTTTCATCAAAAAGTACTGCAGAAAAAAGAGTGGTTAATAGAACAGGTACCGGAATAAAAGTTTTAAATGTTGCTAATAATTTAATAGAAAAAGCAGATATTTCTAACATAACAAGTATTATAGATTTTGATATATCTAATAATAAATTAACGTATTTA encodes the following:
- a CDS encoding T9SS type A sorting domain-containing protein, with the protein product MKTKILLFATLFFLSLNLFSQTIAIPDTNFEQALIDLGFDSNGLNGNILISEAQVIDSLNIQDPENNTLLPNVSAKIKSLQGIEAMANLVSLEAGINELTSIDLSQNTALTNLFLNDNQLTTIDVSNNTALERFGIMRNQITTIEVSMLVNLVDLFVHENLISNLDVTNNKELEWLYTSNNQLSTINLSKNTKLRRIDIYGNLLTSIDVSMLVDLEDLRVGYNQITYLDVSKNSKLFAFSSNDNNLEALNVKNGNNSYFTYFSANNNANLTCIQVDDVSFSTTNWELIDTVANFNTDCNIPAPVSIPDYNMKTALVADNTINSNGDTEIQVSEAEAVTGTITLEALGIDNLTGIAAFKNITGLNVSENNLTTVDLSNNTKLSYLSIYTNQLTALDITSLTSLESLYAGSNQITEIDVTNNLLLKKLWLNINNLSALDISNNTDLEELELDWNYNLSAIDFSNNLKLYRIHLWKTAISTIDVTQLVDLQRLYVSETNLKTIDISNNIKLYDFRSTDNPEIPTYDFSNNTALNRIDLSNSDVSDVDVSKNINLTQLLLGQNNLRTVDISKNTLLQEVYLNNNKLENIDISKNTSVTKLFLNDNLLERAYLKNGNNTAIVEFDITNNANLSCIAVDDVTFSAINWTSIDESVNFNTNCGAEWEVYTEDENLETALLTVVGLDANSDGVITYEEAQEFTGDLDLSGQNIISVIGLEAFSNAASIDVSENSITDISSFLNGESVILSSKSTAEKRVVNRTGTGIKVLNVANNLIEKADISNITSIIDFDISNNKLTYLNLNNESNSSLTTFSAIGNPNLSCIQVDDVAIATANTNWQKDTTANYSTDCAAAALSTDSFLKENIAIYPNPILSKIQISLLNSIQLQSVEIYNFMGKKMLLSKKELINVEKFSTGVYFLKISTDKGVLIKKVIKD